The proteins below come from a single Aegilops tauschii subsp. strangulata cultivar AL8/78 chromosome 6, Aet v6.0, whole genome shotgun sequence genomic window:
- the LOC109767612 gene encoding putative ubiquitin-like-specific protease 1B: MSPTMKTSSPGSECFESFVPESDNQMNHDTLPSPPSPSSSTISPVFPLHDIKEPNSHKEIKVDETYDYLPQDYTLTDHDLCAHIAIESSLRKQLLVQIDGSSVLQHQLMCLLDEKEWVNDDVINAYICCIKDQIHLQNDNKVYFESPFVTSLFKQDGTIGIQEGSAFMTEIVLEYMQHDMIKLPINANNTHWYLAVVNTKNVRFKF; encoded by the exons ATGTCACCAACTATGAAAACATCTTCTCCAGGTTCAGAGTGTTTTGAATCGTTTGTGCCGGAATCAGATAATCAGATGAATCATGATACACTACCATCACCTCCATCCCCATCTAGCTCGACAATATCTCCTGTTTTCCCATTGCATGATATTAAGGAACCAAATTCACATAAAGAGATCAAAGTTGATGAGACATATGATTATCTCCCACAAG ACTATACATTGACCGACCATGATCTATGTGCTCATATAGCAATAGAATCATCTTTGAGAAAACAATTGCTGGTTCAGATAGATGGAAGTTCTGTCTTGCAACATCAATTGATGTGCCTGCTAGATGAGAAAGAGTGGGTAAATGATGAT GTGATCAATGCATATATATGTTGTATAAAGGACCAAATACATCTCCAGAATGATAATAAAGTATATTTTGAGAGTCCATTTGTTACCTCACTATTTAAACAAGACGGCACCATTGGAATACAAGAAGGTAGTGCCTTCATGACAGAGATTGTCCTCGAATATATGCAGCATGACATG ATTAAACTTCCAATAAATGCCAATAACACACATTGGTATTTAGCTGTTGTGAATACAAAAAATGTGAGGTTCAAGTTCTAG
- the LOC141026179 gene encoding uncharacterized protein, protein MRRRFVNLVTRNWTEGVYSVRRIDPYRHFFYGSAEAALGAAAEKTEPFPAMQIKDLPSPCMNIVAASPGGTLDMFALLTPGDGRIVYANTIGRAALYDADRHVLHRLRTPKGVRPVCLSIAHPGADDDSMYVLDACPEEGAERCFEVLEPAPAVFRSSSLMPPWCSRLLPPPPFVRRPESSSSLGRDPILRQVRWYQGSCITSFTTTVDGHGCSTIYISCAGAGGVDVGTYSFETARPESRHHLGWILSDKWSHVGEWMMPFHGRAQYVPEFNFNLWLGFSALGPCHHLCATDLSAMDDGRQPTVPTVWEDLNPPADGEPWLPKQLELLHLGGGKLLITKTFSEGERAVMTFVCSPA, encoded by the coding sequence ATGAGGAGGCGGTTCGTGAACCTGGTGACGCGGAACTGGACGGAAGGCGTCTACTCGGTGCGCCGGATCGATCCTTATCGCCATTTCTTCTACGGCTCAGCAGAAGCAGCGCTCGGAGCAGCGGCCGAGAAGACGGAGCCTTTTCCGGCGATGCAGATCAAGGACCTGCCGAGCCCATGCATGAACATCGTCGCAGCGAGCCCCGGCGGCACCCTGGACATGTTCGCGCTCCTCACCCCCGGCGACGGCAGAATCGTCTACGCCAACACCATCGGCCGGGCCGCGCTGTACGACGCCGACAGGCATGTCCTCCACCGCCTCCGCACGCCCAAGGGGGTCAGGCCCGTCTGCCTCTCCATCGCGCACCCCGGCGCCGACGACGACAGCATGTATGTCCTGGACGCGTGCCCCGAGGAGGGCGCCGAGCGATGCTTCGAGGTCCTCGAGCCCGCGCCCGCCGTGTTCAGGAGCAGCAGCTTGATGCCGCCATGGTGCTCGCGCCTTCTCCCGCCGCCTCCCTTTGTCCGCCGCCCGGAAAGCTCCAGCAGCCTGGGCCGAGACCCTATTCTCCGCCAAGTTCGGTGGTACCAAGGATCTTGTATCACCTCCTTTACCACCACCGTCGACGGCCACGGCTGCTCGACCATCTACATATCATGCGCTGGCgctggcggcgtcgatgtcggCACCTACAGCTTCGAGACGGCGCGCCCGGAGTCTCGTCACCATCTAGGATGGATCCTCTCGGACAAATGGAGTCACGTCGGGGAATGGATGATGCCCTTTCATGGCAGAGCTCAGTATGTCCCTGAGTTCAACTTCAACCTGTGGTTAGGCTTCTCAGCATTGGGCCCCTGCCACCACCTGTGCGCTACGGACCTCTCTGCCATGGACGATGGACGGCAGCCCACCGTGCCCACGGTATGGGAAGATCTGAACCCGCCTGCTGACGGAGAGCCATGGCTTCCAAAACAGCTCGAGCTTCTCCACCTGGGCGGTGGCAAACTTCTCATCACCAAGACCTTTTCAGAAGGAGAAAGAGCAGTGATGACTTTTGTGTGCTCACCGGCGTAG
- the LOC120965938 gene encoding uncharacterized protein yields the protein MPDFKLVACMVQDQRPNIFFQEELGVSGGNLKPINLKMDGLDPPPANVSTFPNYGVRTSYDAAYKTNVARDYYGIEATIDVHGLSLRQDQHSGAALIIKYSKAFDRNMIVVGWHDKATGDWLVHCGFGSKPKLIGRFPKTLFATLADKADEIQARGFVLTQASPLAPMGSGFRPSNVKAASFSNIMFLDQDGKRFGVPQDFTPYMTNDKVYAVSQISPNGGFMYGGPSE from the exons ATGCCTGATTTCAAACTTGTTGCATGCATGGTTCAAGATCAACGGCCTAATATTTTTTTTCAGGAGGAGCTTGGTGTCTCTGGTGGCAACTTAAAGCCAATCAACCTGAAGATGGATGGTTTGGATCCACCTCCTGCAAATGTGTCAACGTTCCCTAATTATGGCGTCAGAACTTCCTAT GATGCAGCATATAAAACAAATGTGGCGCGGGATTACTATGGGATTGAAGCTACAATCGACGTACATGGTCTCTCTTTGCGTCAAGATCAACACAGTGGAGCTGCCTTGATTATTAAGTATTCGAAAGCGTTCGATCGTAACATGATTGTTGTTGGATGGCAT GACAAAGCAACGGGAGACTGGCTTGTGCACTGTGGATTCGGGTCGAAGCCAAAGTTAATCGGGCGTTTCCCCAAGACCTTGTTCGCCACCTTGGCCGACAAGGCGGATGAGATACAAGCCCGAGGTTTTGTGCTGACTCAAGCTAGTCCTTTGGCCCCGATGGGGAGCGGTTTCCGTCCCAGCAACGTGAAAGCCGCGTCATTCAGCAATATCATGTTTCTGGATCAAGATGGCAAGAGGTTTGGAGTCCCGCAAGATTTCACGCCCTACATGACGAACGATAAGGTGTACGCCGTGTCTCAGATCAGCCCCAACGGCGGGTTCATGTATGGTGGGCCGTCTGAATGA